The following are encoded in a window of Podospora pseudoanserina strain CBS 124.78 chromosome 6, whole genome shotgun sequence genomic DNA:
- a CDS encoding hypothetical protein (EggNog:ENOG503NWZM; COG:K), with protein MATSTTTTTTTTTTTTSNPSATTIPLSTSSTTTNSGGNGSSSGVKVLATLTKRSLLPAAWNTQVRTVQTHECREAALSLAHAFQADDYARYLVDIESNPAVESPLSNDDSATTSGGVTFTWAGFGGEAKGRQGKGAAEDKWNLHVDILTYTVASHCIGGGLVTTVGEDFDSVALWVPPNPPPSLDSYLTHFRSGLWRLHFQLCAEGRRRLFDEILPLLHDTKREVLGPEKENDAWYLVYLGTKPRSQGRGLGGRLLRDGMMRADREGRQMYLESSSAVNNEYYKKFGFEIKKEIYLKRGRWPVRLTIMVREPGATGKGRRVGKVVG; from the exons ATGGCgacgtcaaccaccaccaccaccacaacaacaacaaccacgacctccaacccctccgccacgACCATTCCActctccacctcatcaacaacaacaaacagtggtgggaatggcagCAGTAGTGGCGTGAAAGTCCTCGCAACACTCACCAAacgctccctcctccccgcagCCTGGAACACCCAAGTGCGCACCGTCCAAACCCACGAATGCCGCGAGGCGGCCCTCAGTCTCGCGCACGCGTTTCAGGCGGATGACTACGCGAGGTATCTGGTGGATATCGAGAGCAACCCCGCTGTTGAATCCCCTCTTTCCAACGATGATTCCGCCACCACATCTGGAGGGGTGACATTCACCTGGGCTGGTTTCGGCGGCGAGGCGAAGGGACGACAGGGCAAGGGTGCGGCGGAAGACAAATGGAACCTTCACGTCGATATCCTGACTTACACCGTCGCCTCTCACTGCATTGGCGGGGGGCTTGTGACgacggtgggggaggatttTGATAGTGTTGCTCTTTG ggtaccacccaacccacccccctccctcgacaGCTACCTAACCCACTTCCGCTCTGGGCTCTGGCGTCTGCACTTCCAACTCTGCGCTGAAGGCCGTCGCCGTCTCTTTGATGAGatcctccctctgcttcACGACACCAAGCGGGAGGTCTTGGGcccggagaaggagaatgaTGCTTGGTATTTGGTTTACTTGGGCACTAAACCGAGATCTCAGGGGAGGGGCTTGGGGGGACGGTTGCTgagggatgggatgatgagggcggaTAGAGAGGGGAGGCAGATGTACCTTGAGTCGAGCTCGGCGGTGAATAATGAGTATTACAAGAAGTTTGGGtttgagatcaagaaggagatttatttgaagagggggaggtggccggTTAGGTTGACTATCATGGTGCGGGAGCCGGGCGcgacggggaaggggaggagggttggcaaggttgttggttga
- a CDS encoding hypothetical protein (COG:S; EggNog:ENOG503P439), translated as MMPSTYPTIPNTLFIPPDQNPAMSDQIDEEDLTRSSLCCQPLASLTRPVDVHQITDRDPLARAFFHPPLFGPLIFNNESSDCRDHCANERTFLSYLRLSIYMAIVSVAIVLSFHLRKTATETELRMAYPLGAVFWALSVSCLGVGLANYIKTVNKYSRRAAIVQTGWKTQTVMACIALCIVGACVSLLVINKLNEGADE; from the exons ATGATGCCCTCTACTTATCCAACCATCCCAAATACACTTTTCATCCCTCCAGACCAAAATCCAGCCATGAGCGATCAAATAGACGAGGAAGACCTCACCCGGTCGAGTTTGTGTTGTCAGCCATTGGCTTCACTGACAAGGCCGGTGGATGTTCACCAGATTACAGA CCGCGACCCCCTCGCCAGagccttcttccacccccccttATTTGGCCCCCTAATTTTCAACAACGAATCCTCCGACTGCCGTGACCACTGCGCCAACGAGCGCACCTTTCTCTCTTACCTCCGGTTATCGATCTACATGGCCATTGTCTCCGTCGCGATAGTCCTGTCCTTTCATTTGCGGAAAACAGCGACAGAGACCGAGTTGAGGATGGCGTATCCCTTGGGGGCGGTTTTCTGGGCGTTGAGTGTGAGCTGTCTTGGGGTGGGCTTGGCGAATTATATCA AAACGGTGAATAAGTACAGCAGGAGGGCGGCGATTGTGCAGACGGGGTGGAAGACGCAGACT GTGATGGCTTGCATAGCGCTGTGTATCGTCGGCGCGTGCgtgtcgttgttggtgataAATAAGTTGAATGAGGGGGCTGACGAGTGA
- the ssb2 gene encoding Replication factor A protein 2 (COG:L; EggNog:ENOG503P0CR) → MTSYGGYQRTGYGAQGGDEGGGFMSGSQQGSQGQSKRSTIDEYLRPVTIKQIHDAKAGYNESEITIDGFPVSTVTLVGQVRSVQPQTTNITYKIDDGTGGTIDVKKWVDLEKSESGAETPFSLDTWVRVLGRLSSFNGKIHVGAHHVRVIDDYNEVSYHLLESTYVHVCISRGLPGGPWPQKEGAAAGGHGGGDSDSMFIDSGNGYSGDAAAANARVASCSRQAKSLYQFMQSDPRSIEGINVADVMAGSGMGKRDVLAAADELLGNGIVYTTVDDETWAILET, encoded by the exons ATGA CATCATACGGCGGGTATCAAAGAACGGGCTATGGCGCCCAaggcggtgatgagggcggCGGCTTCATGAGCGGTTCCCAGCAAGGCAGTCAGGGTCAATCAAAGAGG AGCACAATCGACGAGTACCTCCGCCCAGTAACTATCAAGCAAATCCACGACGCCAAAGCCGGCTACAACGAGTCCGAGATCACCATCGACGGCTTCCCCGTCAGCACAGTCACCCTTGTCGGCCAAGTGCGCTCCGtccaaccccaaaccacaAACATCACATACAAGATCGACGACGGCACCGGCGGTACCATCGACGTCAAGAAATGGGTCGACCTCGAAAAGTCCGAATCAGGCGCCGAGACCCCCTTTAGCCTTGACACCTGGGTCCGTGTTCTCGGTAGACTCTCGAGCTTCAACGGCAAGATCCACGTTGGCGCACACCATGTCAGAGTGATCGACGATTATAACGAGGTCAGCTATCATTTGTTGGAGTCTACCTATGTGCATGTCTGCATCTCGAGGGGTTTACCTGGTGGTCCTTGGCCACAAAAAGAGGGTGCGGCTGCTGGTGGTCATGGTGGAGGGGACTCTGACAGCATGTTCATCGACAGCGGGAATGGGTATTCAGGTGATGCTGCGGCGGCTAATGCTAGGGTGGCGTCTTGCTCGAGACAGGCCAAGTCGTTGTATCAGTTCATGCAGAGCGATCCAAGATCGATAGAAGGGATCAATGTCGCTGATGTCATGGCTGGGTCTGGGATGGGCAAGAGGGATGTGCTTGCAGCGGCGGATGAATTGTTGGGCAACGGTATTGTCTATACcactgttgatgatgagaccTGGGCCATTCTCGAGACATAA
- a CDS encoding hypothetical protein (COG:S; EggNog:ENOG503P1DU), giving the protein MAGDECGVEGLFSTFFPQLLLRQPSRFYLLSALSKPGKFSWDRISRYFSHKRRVITIRHFPDTKMGKARKNRVRASRADPIARASKPPSDPELAKLRESKILPILKDLKNPEAKSRTQAAGAIANIVQDAKTRKLLLREQVVHIVLTETLTDNSIDSRAAGWEILKVLAEEEEADFCVHLYRLDILTAIEHAAKAILDTLTSTEPVFSKLTKAQQRIVWEISSSLLALLNLLGMAREEITTAIVANQTIVRFLFRLAASESTPQEIYEETLSCLTTLSEDNLELGQTMTNDQETRCYDVLLKLASGSGPRSVMACGVLHNVFSSLQWLDHSPGKDGACDAVLIGTLTRALEHVPSASAVANGNANQGAVVQLALEILASIGADLQETLEKGNRSQPKEEEWNGLEDKPEGDDAMDVDGASNAGDGDDEDKEDDDDDIADLEADMEKVTGADDPFDSGDLDDLPTLGAFIQQAIPQLVRLSNIQIDGEENLAIQSNALTALNNIAWTVSCIDFSESENSNIYDAWYPAAKKIWVKAITPIVEADNADLDLATQIASLAWAIARSLGANVPLTPGQHRKFIALYQAAKNQPKPEEGKEVDPLQGLGVKCVGILGSLARDTAPIDLNREIGVFLITLLQSCEQDKTIPPADVVEAVNQIFDIYGDEATEYDKEVFWKEGFRKHLEEFLPKLRALAKGIDKRAQGELRDKADEAVLNLVRFLKYKKTHAPKEGKQKNEERVLNEKAMAMR; this is encoded by the exons ATGGCGGGGGACGAGTGTGGGGTTGAAGGGCTTTTCTCAACTTTTTTTCCACAATTGTTGTTGCGACAACCATCTAGattttatttactttctGCCTTGAGCAAACCTGGGAAATTTTCATGGGACCGTATTTCCAGATATTTCTCTCATAAACGCCGCGTCATAACCATCAGACATTTTCCAGATACAAAAATGGGCAAAGCAAGAAAGAACAGAGTGCGTGCCAGCCGCGCAGACCCCATCGCAAGGGCTTCAAAACCACCATCTGATCCAGAGCTTGCAAAGCTCCGTGAGAGCAAAATTCTCCCCATTCTCAAGGATCTCAAGAACCCCGAAGCCAAATCAAGAACACAGGCTGCcggcgccatcgccaacatcgTTCAAGATGCCAAAACCAGAAAGCTGCTTCTCAGGGAGCAGGTTGTTCACATTGTTCTCACCGAGACACTCACAGACAACAGCATCGACAGCCGAGCTGCTGGCTGGGAGATTCTCAAGGTTCTcgctgaggaagaggaggccgaTTTCTGTGTACACCTATACAGACTCGACATTCTGACTGCCATCGAGCATGCTGCCAAGGCT ATTCTTGACACACTCACATCAACTGAGCCTGTCTTCtccaagctcaccaaggCTCAGCAGCGTATTGTATGGGAGATCTCAAGCTCCCTTCTTgctctcctcaatcttctcgGCATGGCCCGCGAGGAGATCACCACCGCTATCGTGGCTAACCAAACCATCGTCAGATTCCTCTTCCGTCTGGCTGCCTCAGAGTCCACGCCGCAAGAGATCTACGAGGAGACCCTCTCCTGCCTGACGACACTTTCAGAAGACAACCTCGAGCTGGGCCAAACCATGACGAACGACCAGGAAACTAGATGCTACGACGTCCTTCTCAAACTTGCCTCTGGCTCCGGTCCTCGATCGGTGATGGCGTGCGGTGTTCTTCACAATGTTTTCTCGTCATTACAATGGCTCGACCACAGCCCCGGGAAGGACGGCGCTTGCGATGCAGTTCTTATTGGAACCCTCACTCGTGCATTGGAACATGTACCTTCGGCGAGCGCTGTGGCTAATGGGAACGCCAACCAGGGAGCTGTTGTCCAATTAGCTTTGGAGATTTTGGCTTCTATCGGTGCCGATTTGCAGGAGACTCTTGAGAAGGGCAACCGTTCTCAaccaaaggaggaggaatggaACGGACTTGAGGACAAGCCTGAGGGTGACGACGCGATGGATGTGGACGGAGCTTCTAATGCCGGGGAcggtgatgacgaagacaaggaggacgacgatgacgataTTGCCGATCTGGAAGCCGATATGGAAAAGGTAACAGGAGCCGACGACCCATTTGACTCTGGAGATCTGGACGACCTTCCCACGCTCGGCGCCTTCATTCAACAAGCTATCCCGCAATTGGTTCGTCTATCCAATATTCAGATCGATGGCGAAGAGAACCTCGCCATCCAGTCAAACGCCCTGACGGCCCTCAACAATATTGCCTGGACCGTCTCATGCATCGACTTCTCTGAGAGCGAAAACTCTAACATCTATGATGCGTGGTATCCAGCCGCCAAAAAGATTTGGGTCAAGGCCATCACTCCCATCGTCGAGGCTGACAATGCTGATCTCGACCTCGCCACCCAAATAGCCAGTCTTGCCTGGGCTATTGCCCGCAGCTTGGGTGCAAATGTACCGTTGACTCCAGGCCAACATCGCAAGTTCATTGCGCTCTACCAGGCCGCGAAGAACCAGCCAAAAccagaagaaggaaaggaggTTGACCCCCTCCAGGGTCTGGGCGTCAAGTGCGTTGGTATCCTTGGCTCTTTAGCCAGGGACACAGCTCCTATTGATCTCAACCGCGAGATTGGCGTCTTTTTGATCACTCTCCTCCAGAGCTGTGAGCAGGACAAGACCATCCCACCGGCTGATGTTGTAGAGGCTGTCAACCAGATTTTTGACATTTATGGTGATGAGGCCACGGAATATGATAAGGAGGTGTTCTGGAAGGAGGGCTTCCGTAAGCATCTGGAGGAGTTTTTGCCCAAGTTGAGAGCGTTGGCGAAGGGAATTGATAAGAGGGCACagggggagttgagggataAGGCGGATGAGGCGGTGTTGAATTTGGTGAGGTTTTTGAAGTATAAGAAGACTCATGCGCCCAAGGAGGGGAAGCAGAAGAatgaggagagggtgttgaatgAGAAGGCTATGGCTATGAGGTAG
- a CDS encoding hypothetical protein (EggNog:ENOG503NZBG) — protein MGLFTNNDDAMVKKDDDLKRGKTLPTRAPWVPASAPRTPPRKTIKRLVIALAVGFFVYLFIKNLPPMDDQVRRDYRHPRYSDRKPGKQPGPMPKMKPPPPERIPEKPVVKDIPSEQPAAVVVPPVVTDTATNARTYDGPIYFRKLAATLQAIESSTSGYSAVNKNVLFAAASLKSASVLLPMACKMGTELRSYVHFALMGGSEIDLDELQAVNGIDESCQIIFHDARPDYASTSTLSRLETCATRGLYHIYKYMHPQVLFLDASGVEEHYFLDGIRKQADVSGVPIIELPKNAHSQLSWMTKLDSSSVAAWNRISVDILIHAPPVGSGSLIRLLQSLSAADFSAGPTPHLTIELPHDIDRATTEFLRDFSWPPSRTHSLANVRQLTLRHRIPRARLTEEESSVRLLESFWPVSPRYSHVLVLSPQVQLSPGFFHYLKFTLLEYLYSSNSLLQSWDSRLLGISLDLPPTTLADTSKSFSPPAPKPMKQAKDSKKPSLSSQTSSSAPFLWQSPNSNAMLYLGTKWTELHSLVSNTIEHQHSTSSLSTFFTTKAVSKRYPSWLEHALRLSRAKGYFALYPSEATAKYLATTHNELFKGPEEYEKELEVDDGRGEEVRLTSGPLLETVRLLGFDEMPIVSWEGKETGLEGLDEGAEGYVKEFRKAVGERCEGWEGAEVGERLGVGGLFCLRGE, from the exons ATGGGACTTTtcaccaacaacgacgacgcaATGGTTAAGAAGGACGATGATCTCAAGCGGGGGAAGACGCTTCCCACTCGCGCACCATGGGTACCAGCTTCAGCACCCAGAACGCCCCCGCGCAAGACGATCAAGCGGCTCGTGATTGCTTTGGCTGTGGGATTCTTCGTCTATTTGTTCATCAAGAATCTACCGCCAATGGATGATCAAGTACGCAGAGACTACAGGCATCCGAGATATTCAGATCGCAAGCCGGGAAAACAGCCAGGCCCGATGCCAAAGATGAAGCCCCCACCACCTGAGCGCATACCGGAGAAGCCCGTGGTGAAGGACATCCCGAGTGAAcagcctgctgctgtcgtggtACCCCCTGTCGTAACTGACACTGCTACCAACGCCAGAACATATGATGGCCCTATTTACTTCAGGAAGCTGGCTGCGACATTACAAGCCATTGAGAGCAGTACCAGCGGCTACAGCGCGGTGAATAAGAATGTGCTGTTTGCCGCTGCTAGCTTGAAGAGCGCCTCAGTCTTGCTCCCAATGGCATGCAAGATGGGGACTGAGCTTCGAAGCTATGTGCACTTTGCGTTGATGGGTGGTAGTGAGATTGATTTGGATGAACTTCAAGCTGTTAACGGCATCGACGAGTCCTGCCAGATCATCTTTCACG ATGCGAGGCCTGATTAtgcctcaacctcgacattGAGCCGCCTCGAAACATGTGCTACACGTGGATTAT ACCACATTTACAAGTATATGCATCCTCAAGTTCTGTTTCTTGATGCTTCTGGTGTGGAAGAGCACTATTTTCTCGATGGCATCCGCAAACAAGCAGACGTCTCTGGAGTGCCCATTATTGAGCTGCCCAAGAATGCTCACTCACAGTTATCTTGGATGACGAAACTCGATAGCTCGTCGGTGGCGGCTTGGAATAGGATCAGCGTCGATATACTGATCCATGCGCCACCTGTAGGCTCTGGTAGCCTGATTCGATTGCTTCAATCATTATCAGCAGCTGATTTCTCAGCGGGCCCAACgcctcacctcaccatcGAACTTCCTCATGACATTGATCGGGCTACGACAGAATTCTTGAGGGACTTTAGTTGGCCACCAAGCCGCACACACAGCCTTGCCAATGTGCGGCAACTTACACTCAGGCATCGCATACCTCGGGCTAGGTTGACCGAAGAAGAAAGTTCGGTCCGTCTTCTCGAGTCCTTCTGGCCGGTCAGTCCGCGATACTCTCACGTGCTGGTACTATCACCCCAAGTCCAGCTATCGCCTGGATTCTTTCACT ACTTGAAATTCACTCTGCTGGAATATCTCTACTCATCCaattccctcctccaaagctGGGATTCCCGCCTGCTCGGTATCAGCCTCGACCTGCCCCCCACAACGCTAGCAGACACCTCAAAGTCATTCAGCCCACCTGCTCCCAAACCCATGAAACAGGCCAAAGACTCCAAAAAGCCATCACTATCCTCTCAAACGTCTAGCTCAGCTCCTTTCCTGTGGCAgtcccccaacagcaacgccATGCTCTACCTCGGCACTAAGTGGACAGAACTCCACTCTCTTGTATCGAACACTATCGAACATCAACACTCTACCTCGTCCCTCTCAACATTTTTCACCACCAAGGCCGTTAGCAAGAGGTATCCCTCCTGGCTGGAACACGCCCTCAGGCTTTCAAGAGCAAAGGGGTATTTCGCGCTGTATCCTAGTGAGGCTACTGCTAAATACTTGGCTACGACGCATAATGAGTTGTTTAAGGGGCCGGAGGAGTacgagaaggagctggaggtagatgatgggagaggagaggaggtcaGGCTCACGTCTGGGCCGCTGTTGGAGACGGTGCggttgttggggtttgaTGAGATGCCAATTGTGAGTTGGGAGGGCAAGGAAAcgggtttggaggggttggatgagggggcggaggggtaTGTTAAGGAGTTTAGGAAGGCGGTTGGGGAGAGGtgtgaggggtgggagggggcggaggtgggggagaggttgggggtggggggtttgttttgtttgaggggggagtga
- the spf31 gene encoding DnaJ subfamily C member 8 (COG:O; EggNog:ENOG503NXU4): MSTPKPTESAATPADPAPVDTRDALEVLESEAKEWDKDAEIDRILKAFRLNAYAVLGLKPGAPESDIKNLYRKKSLLIHPDKTKNPLAPDAFDRLKKAQTELMDEKHRARLDEAIADARMLLMREMKLTVDSEELKTPEFEKKWDEKTVFVLVENEQRRRRQMKAQLQEEGREQRKQEEELEQRKKKRQHEEDWEKTRDQRIDSWRQFQKGKNGEPEKKKKKLKPIG; encoded by the exons atgtcaaccccaaaaccaacagaAAGCGCGGCGACACCAGCCGATCCCGCCCCAGTTGACACCCGCGATGCGCTTGAAGTCCTCGAGTCGGAAGCCAAGGAGTGGGACAAG gACGCCGAAATCGACCGCATCCTCAAAGCCTTCCGCCTGAACGCCTACGCCGTCCTCGGCCTAAAACCCGGCGCCCCCGAATCCGACATCAAAAACCTCTATCGCAAGaaatccctcctcatccatccaGACAAGACCAAAAACCCCCTTGCCCCCGACGCCTTCGACCGTTTGAAAAAAGCGCAGACCGAGCTCATGGACGAGAAGCACCGCGCCCGACTCGACGAGGCCATCGCCGACGCTCGCATGCTCTTGATGCGGGAGATGAAGCTCACTGTTGACTCCGAAGAGCTCAAAACCCCagagtttgagaagaagtGGGATGAAAAGACGGTATTTGTGCTGGTGGAGAATGagcaaaggaggaggcggcagaTGAAGGCGCAGttgcaggaggagggtagggagcagaggaagcaggaggaggagttggagcagaggaagaagaagaggcagcATGAGGAGGACTgggagaagacgagggaTCAGAGGATTGATAGCTGGAGGCAGTTTcagaaggggaagaatggggagccggagaagaagaagaagaagttgaagcCGATTGGGTGA
- the DBP10 gene encoding ATP-dependent RNA helicase dbp10 (EggNog:ENOG503NVXB; COG:A): protein MKRRAASPTPSEHEVDIAGSLFADESDGDFEVVKNGAEADFDLDFGDLLTAGDGDSNAEDDEDFIATAQRKSNRKSSNVQGKSVKKGGGFQAMGLNANLLRAITKKGFSVPTPIQRKTIPLVLERRDVVGMARTGSGKTAAFVIPMIERLKGHSPKVGARALILSPSRELALQTLKVVKELGRGTDLKTILLVGGDSLEEQFAQMATNPDIVIATPGRFLHLKVEMNLNLSSIKYVVFDEADRLFEMGFAEQLTEILHALPSSRQTLLFSATLPSSLVEFARAGLQEPSLVRLDAETKVSPDMESAFFSVKGGEKEGALLHILHDIIKMPMGTPEGAPKDEADPNNSRGKRKRGSDRLSFKEKPTAHSTIIFTATKHHVEYIAHLLRHAGFAVSYIYGSLDQTARKIQVDDFRRGRTNILVVTDVAARGIDIPVLANVINYDFPPQPKVFVHRVGRTARAGQRGWAYALVRESDLPYLIDLQLFLGRRLVMGKDGQDPSFAQDVVLGALKRLELENQTEWVNKVLNEEGDISALRGVTLKAEKLYMRTRNSASSSSAKRAREIINSKGWTQLHPLFGVEAINAEEARDNLLSKISLFKPQETVFEIGPQGKSHRNKAAEVMRSFRTKVAPRRITKGENDSDVDMSDGEGPKADSEFDSDSDDEPPKQEDVSESEQEEDDSDSEMEVTVTSSKSSKKQKGGDPIASFQDPEIFMSYTPRTTSAAEEKAYGVHSGGVNSSHFVTAARDAAMDLTNDDGAKAFGLPTRSKLRWDKRHSKYVARANDDDGSKGVKMIRGESGVKIAASFQSGRFDKWKKSNRIGRLPGVGELEKPGLARLANGPGHQEGGTRYKHRQEKAPKEADKFRDDYHVRKKRVAEAKEKRIGKFKDGEGSKRELKNATDIRKARVIAEKKREKNARPSKRPRR, encoded by the exons ATGAAGAGACGCGCTGCGTCCCCGACTCCGTCGGAGCACGAGGTCGATATTGCGGGGTCCCTGTTTGCCGACGAGAGTGATGGCGATtttgaggttgtcaagaatGGTGCTGAGGCGGATTTCGATCTTGATTTCGGAGATCTCTTAACAGCAGGCGATGGCGATTCGAatgccgaggacgatgaagacTTCATTGCTACCGCTCAGCGCAAGTCCAACAGGAAAAGCTCGAATGTGCAGGGCAAGTCGGTAaagaagggtggtggtttccaGGCCATGG GCCTCAATGCGAATTTATTACGAGCCATCACAAAGAAGGGCTTTTCTGTCCCGACTCCAATTCAGAGGAAGACAATCCCTCTGGTCCTGGAAAGAAGAGATGTTGTGGGTATGGCGCGCACAGGTTCAGGAAAGACAGCCGCCTTCGTCATCCCCATGATCGAGCGTTTGAAGGGACACAGCCCCAAGGTCGGCGCCAGAGCCTTGATTCTCTCCCCGTCTCGTGAACTGGCGCTACAGACATTGAAGGTTGTGAAGGAACTCGGTCGCGGCACAGATCTGAAGACGATTCTCctcgttggtggtgacagcCTGGAGGAGCAGTTCGCCCAGATGGCCACGAACCCCGATATCGTCATTGCTACCCCTGGTCGTTTCCTGCATTTGAAGGTTGAAATgaacctcaacctctcctcgaTCAAATACGTGGTCTTCGATGAAGCCGATCGCCTGTTCGAAATGGGTTTTGCCGAGCAGCTAACCGAGATTCTTCACGcgctgccatcatcaagacaGACTCTGCTATTTTCGGCTACTCTGCCATCCTCCTTGGTTGAGTTTGCCAGAGCTGGTTTACAGGAGCCGAGCTTGGTGAGATTGGACGCTGAGACCAAGGTGTCTCCCGATATGGAGAGTGCCTTCTTTTCTGTcaagggtggtgagaaggagggcgcTCTGTTGCATATTCTTCACGATATTATCAAGATGCCAATGGGAACGCCAGAAGGAGCACCAAAAGACGAGGCTGATCCAAATAACTCTCGGGGGAAGCGCAAGCGTGGCAGCGACAGACTCAGTTTCAAGGAGAAACCGACAGCACACTCTACAATCATCTTCACGGCTACCAAGCATCACGTCGAGTACATTGCACATCTCCTTCGTCATGCCGGCTTCGCTGTTTCCTACATTTACGGTTCTTTGGATCAAACCGCTAGGAAGATCCAAGTTGATGACTTTAGACGAGGAAGAACGAATATTCTGGTAGTCACAGACGTTGCGGCTCGTGGTATCGATATTCCAGTTCTCGCCAATGTCATCAACTACGACTTTCCTCCACAGCCCAAGGTTTTCGTCCATCGTGTCGGTCGTACGGCTCGTGCTGGCCAGCGCGGTTGGGCTTATGCTCTTGTACGGGAGTCTGATCTGCCCTATCTCATCGATCTTCAGCTCTTCCTCGGACGGAGGCTGGTTATGGGTAAAGATGGACAAGACCCCTCATTTGCTCAGGATGTTGTGCTCGGTGCGTTGAAGAGATTGGAGCTCGAGAACCAGACTGAGTGGGTCAACAAGGTTCTGAACGAAGAGGGCGACATCAGTGCGCTCAGGGGTGTTACGctcaaggctgagaagctcTATATGAGGACCAGAAACTCGGCTTCCAGCTCCAGTGCCAAGAGAGCTCGCGAGATCATCAACTCAAAGGGTTGGACACAACTTCATCCCTTGTTTGGCGTGGAGGCGATCAATGCCGAGGAAGCCCGTGACAATCTCCTCTCCAAGATCAGCTTGTTCAAGCCTCAGGAGACAGTCTTCGAAATTGGGCCCCAAGGAAAGTCCCACAGAAACAAAGCGGCGGAGGTGATGCGCAGCTTCAGAACCAAGGTCGCGCCACGGAGGATCACGAAGGGAGAAAACGATTCTGATGTTGACATGTCAGATGGCGAGGGACCCAAGGCTGACAGCGAATTTGACTCGGATTCTGACGATGAACCCCCAAAGCAGGAGGATGTGTCGGAGTcggagcaagaagaggacgacTCGGACTCTGAAATGGAAGTCACGGTTACTTCGTCCAAGTCAagcaagaagcaaaagggTGGTGACCCTATAGCGTCATTCCAAGACCCCGAGATTTTTATGTCCTACACGCCACGCACGACTTCGGCGGCAGAAGAAAAGGCCTATGGCGTCCACTCCGGTGGTGTCAACTCGTCTCATTTCGTCACCGCCGCCCGCGACGCTGCCATGGACCTCACCAACGACGACGGCGCCAAGGCCTTCGGCTTGCCTACCCGCTCCAAACTCCGCTGGGATAAGCGCCACAGCAAATACGTCGCCCGTGCCAACGATGACGACGGCTCCAAGGGCGTCAAGATGATCCGTGGTGAGTCCGGTGTCAAGATCGCGGCGTCCTTCCAATCCGGCAGATTCGACAAGTGGAAGAAGTCCAACCGTATTGGTCGCCTGCCTGGTGTTGGCGAATTGGAAAAGCCTGGCCtggccaggcttgccaaCGGTCCTGGCCACCAGGAAGGTGGCACCAGGTATAAGCACAGGCAGGAAAAGGCCCCCAAGGAAGCTGACAAATTCCGTGATGATTATCATGTGAGGAAGAAGCGGGTGGCCGAAGCCAAGGAAAAGAGGATTGGCAAGTTCAAGGATGGGGAAGGCTCGAAGCGGGAGTTGAAGAACGCTACGGACATCAGGAAGGCACGTGTCATCGCTGAAAagaagagggaaaagaacGCTAGGCCCAGCAAGCGTCCTAGGAGGTAA